One window from the genome of SAR324 cluster bacterium encodes:
- a CDS encoding acetyl-CoA C-acetyltransferase yields the protein MMRDAYIFDAVRTPRGRGKKTGSLHEVPAVDLLVTLFQAMQQRNKLDTEQVDDVVLGCVTPVGEQGADIAKTATLYAGWSNKVAGATLSRFCGSGLEACNLAAMKVMSGMEDLTIGGGVESMSRVPMGTDGGALFMDVRVSTYLPTIPQGVSADLIATLEGFNRKDVDTFAAASHKKAAHAVKNGYFQKSIIPVRDVNGQIILAHDELIREATTVDSLGELKPSFTAMGAMGFDAVAMQKYPKVEEVQHVHHAGNSSGIVDGAALVLIGSKEKGAELGLKPRAKFRSMAVIGDEPTIMLTAPAPSSIKALKKAGLSVQDIDLFEINEAFAAVVMKAQKELKIDSEKINVNGGSIAMGHPLGATGAIILNTVLDELERRDKQFGLCTLCIGGGMGIATIIERV from the coding sequence ATTATGCGAGATGCCTATATTTTTGACGCGGTTCGAACTCCTCGGGGACGAGGCAAGAAAACTGGAAGTCTGCACGAAGTTCCAGCGGTAGATCTGCTCGTGACCTTGTTTCAGGCAATGCAACAACGCAACAAACTCGACACTGAACAGGTGGATGATGTGGTGCTGGGATGTGTCACCCCGGTTGGAGAACAAGGCGCGGATATCGCCAAAACGGCCACGCTGTATGCCGGTTGGAGCAACAAAGTAGCCGGTGCTACCTTGAGCCGCTTTTGTGGATCAGGACTGGAAGCCTGCAACCTGGCCGCCATGAAAGTCATGTCCGGTATGGAAGATCTAACCATTGGCGGCGGTGTGGAATCCATGTCGCGGGTCCCGATGGGAACAGATGGCGGCGCATTGTTTATGGATGTGCGGGTGAGTACTTATCTGCCCACCATTCCCCAAGGCGTTTCCGCAGACCTGATCGCGACGCTGGAAGGTTTCAACCGCAAGGATGTGGATACCTTCGCGGCGGCATCTCACAAAAAAGCCGCCCATGCGGTTAAAAACGGATATTTCCAAAAATCCATCATCCCTGTCCGGGATGTGAACGGACAAATCATTCTGGCGCATGATGAACTCATCCGTGAAGCCACCACCGTTGACAGTCTGGGCGAACTCAAACCATCGTTCACAGCAATGGGCGCCATGGGATTTGACGCAGTCGCAATGCAGAAATACCCCAAAGTCGAAGAAGTGCAGCATGTGCATCATGCAGGAAATTCTTCAGGAATCGTGGATGGTGCCGCACTGGTATTGATCGGCAGTAAGGAAAAAGGCGCTGAACTCGGACTCAAACCCAGAGCAAAATTCCGCTCCATGGCCGTGATTGGCGATGAACCAACCATCATGCTGACCGCACCCGCTCCATCCAGTATCAAAGCTCTGAAAAAAGCCGGTCTTTCCGTACAGGACATTGATCTGTTTGAAATCAACGAGGCGTTTGCGGCGGTGGTGATGAAAGCCCAGAAAGAACTCAAAATTGACTCTGAAAAAATCAATGTCAATGGCGGCTCGATCGCCATGGGACATCCACTGGGAGCGACAGGCGCCATCATTTTGAATACGGTGCTGGACGAACTGGAACGAAGAGACAAGCAATTCGGCTTGTGTACCCTGTGTATTGGCGGCGGCATGGGAATCGCCACGATCATCGAACGTGTTTAA
- a CDS encoding enoyl-CoA hydratase/isomerase family protein — MAIHFEKDAQNIVTLTIDMENRSQNVLNDVFEKELATAVDKVAEDNTIAGVILTSGKKDFMAGGDLDALYALTDAKTVFDWGMSFKTILRKLETCGKSVVAALSGNTLGGGLEVALACHRRIAINNPKAKLGLPEVTLGLLPGGGGTQRLPRLIGIQNSLQYLLEGTQLNPEAALQAGFIHELATDKDDMMNKAKQWLLANPGAKQPWDEKKFKWPGGDNNHPAVAQMWMVAPAMLNKKTFGNYPAAQNILNCVQGGGSVDFDTGCRLEARYFANTVVSKEAKNIINSLWYQLNKIKKGESRPQGFAPSRVTKVGILGAGMMGAGIAYVSAYAGIEVVLKDVSKEASEKGKSYSAGLLEKRVAKGKMSAEQKDAILGRILATDQASDLKGCDLIIEAVFENRELKAKVTQEAEAQIAETAVFASNTSTLPITGLAERSSRPQNFIGLHFFSPVDKMALVEIIVGKQTSPETLARAFDYVLQINKTPIVVNDSRGFYTSRVFATYPMEGIALLLEGQHPRAIESAGLKAGMPVGPLALMDEVSLSLVLHIEGQTRKDMEASGKSYQAHPGMAVVERMVKEFGREGKKASKGFYDYPADGKKHLWPELQQHFKPAETELSQEEMITRMMFVQALETVRCYEEKVLTTAADANIGSIFGWGFAPFKGGTLQYINDFGVKEFVGKCEELTAKYGPRFTPPALLKKMAANGETFQ, encoded by the coding sequence ATGGCGATTCATTTTGAAAAAGACGCTCAGAACATTGTAACACTCACCATTGATATGGAAAACCGTTCCCAGAACGTGTTGAATGATGTTTTTGAAAAAGAATTGGCAACCGCGGTGGACAAGGTTGCTGAAGACAACACCATTGCCGGTGTGATCCTGACTTCCGGTAAAAAAGATTTCATGGCCGGAGGCGACCTGGACGCGCTTTATGCTCTGACCGATGCGAAAACAGTGTTTGACTGGGGAATGAGTTTCAAAACGATTCTGCGGAAACTGGAAACTTGCGGAAAATCCGTGGTCGCGGCTCTGAGCGGAAACACACTGGGCGGTGGACTGGAAGTGGCACTGGCCTGCCATCGGCGGATTGCGATCAACAATCCCAAAGCGAAACTCGGTTTGCCTGAAGTGACTCTCGGACTGCTTCCGGGCGGTGGTGGAACCCAGCGATTGCCACGACTGATCGGTATCCAGAATTCATTGCAGTACCTGCTGGAAGGAACCCAGTTGAATCCGGAAGCGGCATTGCAGGCTGGATTCATTCACGAATTGGCCACAGACAAAGACGACATGATGAACAAGGCTAAACAATGGCTATTGGCAAATCCCGGCGCAAAGCAACCCTGGGATGAAAAAAAATTCAAATGGCCCGGTGGCGACAACAATCATCCGGCTGTGGCCCAAATGTGGATGGTCGCTCCTGCCATGCTGAACAAAAAAACCTTCGGCAACTATCCCGCCGCACAAAACATCCTGAATTGTGTGCAGGGTGGCGGATCAGTGGATTTTGATACAGGCTGTCGTCTGGAAGCCCGATATTTCGCCAACACGGTGGTCAGCAAGGAAGCCAAAAACATCATCAACAGTCTTTGGTATCAGCTCAATAAAATCAAAAAGGGCGAAAGTCGTCCTCAAGGATTTGCACCTTCCCGTGTGACCAAAGTCGGCATTCTGGGTGCGGGCATGATGGGTGCCGGTATTGCCTATGTCAGCGCCTACGCCGGGATTGAGGTAGTGCTGAAAGATGTGTCTAAAGAGGCCTCGGAAAAAGGAAAATCATATTCTGCCGGCTTGCTGGAAAAACGTGTCGCCAAAGGCAAAATGAGTGCGGAACAGAAAGACGCCATTCTCGGCAGAATTCTTGCCACCGATCAAGCTTCGGACCTCAAGGGCTGTGACCTGATCATTGAAGCGGTGTTTGAAAACCGGGAACTGAAAGCCAAAGTCACTCAGGAAGCCGAAGCGCAAATCGCTGAAACAGCGGTGTTCGCCTCCAACACATCAACCTTGCCCATCACTGGTCTGGCAGAACGTTCCAGTCGTCCACAGAATTTCATCGGACTCCATTTCTTTTCGCCTGTGGACAAAATGGCGCTGGTGGAAATCATTGTCGGCAAACAGACCAGCCCTGAAACATTGGCTCGGGCTTTCGATTATGTTCTGCAAATCAACAAAACTCCGATTGTGGTCAATGACAGCCGTGGTTTTTACACCTCCCGTGTGTTTGCGACCTATCCCATGGAAGGCATTGCGCTTCTGCTGGAAGGACAACATCCCCGCGCGATTGAATCCGCAGGACTCAAGGCTGGAATGCCGGTTGGTCCACTGGCATTGATGGATGAAGTCAGTCTGTCACTGGTGCTTCACATTGAAGGCCAGACCCGCAAGGATATGGAAGCCTCCGGCAAATCCTATCAGGCGCATCCTGGAATGGCCGTGGTGGAACGCATGGTCAAAGAATTTGGACGTGAGGGCAAAAAAGCGTCCAAAGGATTTTATGACTATCCGGCCGATGGCAAAAAGCATTTGTGGCCTGAACTCCAACAGCATTTCAAACCTGCTGAAACTGAGTTGTCCCAGGAGGAAATGATCACTCGCATGATGTTTGTGCAGGCGTTGGAAACAGTACGTTGTTATGAGGAAAAAGTTCTCACAACCGCGGCTGATGCCAATATCGGCAGTATCTTTGGCTGGGGATTTGCGCCGTTCAAGGGTGGAACCCTGCAATACATCAATGATTTCGGTGTGAAAGAGTTTGTAGGAAAATGTGAAGAGTTGACCGCCAAATATGGTCCTCGCTTCACACCTCCAGCATTGCTGAAAAAAATGGCGGCAAACGGCGAGACCTTCCAATAA
- a CDS encoding acyl-CoA thioesterase, producing the protein MFEFIIKPRFSETDALGHINNTVVPVWFEEARIGVFEIFNPGLSISTWNLILKKFEIEFFHQIMPYQDILITTTISKLGNTSLTVHQTATQSGKVVVSGNTVLVHFDYKTQKSAAIPSDIREKLTQHVVDVSQ; encoded by the coding sequence ATGTTCGAATTCATCATCAAACCCCGGTTCAGTGAAACCGATGCGTTGGGGCATATCAACAATACGGTGGTTCCTGTCTGGTTTGAAGAGGCCCGAATTGGAGTTTTTGAAATTTTCAATCCAGGCCTGTCCATCAGCACATGGAACCTGATTCTCAAAAAATTTGAAATCGAGTTTTTTCATCAGATCATGCCCTATCAGGACATTCTGATCACCACAACGATCTCAAAGCTGGGCAATACGTCACTCACCGTTCATCAAACCGCGACACAGTCGGGAAAGGTGGTAGTTTCCGGCAATACGGTTCTTGTGCATTTTGATTATAAAACCCAGAAATCTGCGGCTATTCCTTCGGACATTCGTGAAAAACTGACACAGCATGTGGTGGATGTAAGTCAATAA
- a CDS encoding CopG family transcriptional regulator: MKQKIKYTDEPIQLGNTVNDFLPLPEELDAKDRTVRVTINLNEDIINFFKEEAHKSGIPYQRLIRNVVDLYVQDHTQ, encoded by the coding sequence ATGAAACAGAAAATCAAATACACGGATGAACCAATTCAACTGGGAAATACTGTCAACGATTTTTTACCTCTGCCTGAAGAATTGGACGCTAAAGACAGAACAGTGAGAGTGACCATCAATCTGAATGAGGATATCATTAATTTTTTCAAGGAAGAAGCCCACAAATCGGGGATTCCCTATCAACGACTCATCAGAAACGTGGTTGATTTGTATGTTCAGGATCACACTCAATAG
- a CDS encoding acyl-CoA dehydrogenase family protein produces MDRKIFNEEHQLFRKTFRQYLEKKIIPHLETWDEAHMVPREVWLDAGEQGWLCPTASKQYGGLECDFLYSVIIQEELAYAGASSVSWGLHSDIVLPYIENFGSEAQKQKWIPKCISGECVLAIAMTEPAVGSDLANLKTRAVRQGDHYIVNGAKVFISNGQCADLYIVAVRTEDTNPPHRGVSLLLIEGNTPGFQRGRNLKKIGMQGQDTSELFFEDCKVPVENLLGKEGMGFKYLMNNLQQERLVIAIGAVGAAKGALKHTIDYVKTREIFGKPLSKFQNTQFELADMSTKVQIGQSFIDDLLPRHMAGENVVTEVSMAKYWTTDMQFEVSDRCLQLFGGYGYMQEYPISRFFVDARVQRIYGGANEVMKDLVARGLGL; encoded by the coding sequence ATGGATCGAAAAATTTTTAATGAAGAGCATCAATTATTCCGTAAAACATTCCGGCAGTACCTTGAAAAAAAAATTATACCCCATCTGGAAACCTGGGATGAAGCCCACATGGTGCCCCGTGAAGTCTGGCTGGACGCCGGTGAACAGGGATGGCTCTGTCCAACGGCGTCCAAACAATATGGCGGACTGGAATGCGATTTTCTGTATTCCGTGATCATTCAGGAAGAACTGGCCTATGCCGGTGCCTCCAGTGTGTCCTGGGGACTGCACAGCGACATTGTGCTGCCATATATTGAGAATTTTGGTTCAGAAGCACAAAAACAGAAATGGATTCCCAAATGTATTTCCGGAGAATGCGTGTTGGCGATTGCCATGACAGAGCCTGCTGTCGGTTCTGATCTGGCCAACCTGAAAACACGGGCTGTCCGGCAGGGCGATCATTATATCGTGAATGGAGCGAAAGTCTTTATCAGCAATGGACAATGCGCGGATCTGTATATTGTGGCTGTGCGTACTGAAGACACGAATCCTCCTCATCGGGGTGTGAGTCTGCTACTCATTGAAGGAAATACGCCGGGATTTCAGCGGGGTCGAAATTTGAAAAAAATCGGAATGCAGGGCCAGGATACGTCTGAACTGTTTTTTGAGGATTGCAAAGTTCCAGTGGAAAATCTGCTGGGCAAGGAAGGGATGGGCTTCAAATATCTCATGAACAACCTGCAACAGGAACGACTGGTCATCGCGATTGGCGCGGTCGGTGCGGCCAAAGGCGCATTGAAACACACGATTGATTATGTCAAAACCCGGGAAATTTTCGGAAAACCACTGAGCAAATTCCAGAATACCCAGTTTGAACTGGCAGACATGAGTACGAAAGTACAAATCGGGCAATCCTTTATTGATGATTTGTTACCGCGCCACATGGCCGGTGAAAATGTGGTTACTGAGGTGAGCATGGCCAAATACTGGACGACCGACATGCAGTTTGAAGTGAGCGACCGTTGTCTGCAACTTTTCGGTGGTTATGGCTACATGCAGGAATACCCGATCTCACGTTTTTTTGTGGATGCCCGGGTGCAACGCATTTATGGCGGGGCCAACGAAGTGATGAAAGATCTGGTCGCCAGAGGGTTGGGGCTTTAG